The Tachysurus vachellii isolate PV-2020 chromosome 25, HZAU_Pvac_v1, whole genome shotgun sequence genomic sequence AAGCGGTGGTGGATATGAAGGCTTTATGAGACATCAGAGGGAACGATCCATATGCAGACCGGCATGGCAGCCTTGACAACGGCTTCGCATCCAAACGAGCAAAAATATCTCGTTGCCCTTTTGTGTCAGCCGAATCGTCCcgtaataaactgcagtgccCGAGGCTCAGATTGGCGCTAATGACACGAGTGTTCTCAGCGTGCAATCTTTTCTCAGGTACGCTTTAATTAATTCGAGGTGAGGACAGGAACAAGGACAAGGGTGCCGAAGAAAAGGGTGACGATATGGACGACAAAACATTTTGATATCAGAGATGGTTCGTGGTTTGAAAGGTAAAGGGCAGCGACGTCCGGTGTAGTTTTAGCAGCGACAGAAGTGAAATCCAGACCTGAGACAAATGTAGAAGTGTTAATACCAAGCTACAAGAAGGAAACTAGAAAGGGCATGATGGTAAATGTCACCTCAAGTCCTATTTTCATATGAAACACAGCATATATTCTCTGTCTtggtaaaacttttttttttagctttccaGCTTAACAGCATTATTAACATTCCGTATTTTACAGATTCCGTCCTAATTGGAAAGCTAGATTcctggtataaaaaaaataaaattaatgaattttgaagttttttttttattgaaagtaTAGAGCACAAGACAGCTAAATCAGTTTGAAGCtcttattttatgatttttttattcattcattcattcactcatcttctaccgcttatctgaactacctcgggtcacgggtagcctgtgcctatctcaggtgtcatcgggcatcaatgcaggatacactctggatggagtgccaacccatcgcagggcacacacacacactctcattcactcatgcaatcacacactacggacaattttccagagatgccaatcaacctaccatgcatgtctttggaccgggggaggaaaccggagtacccggaggaaacccccgaggcacggggagaacatgcaaactccacacacacaaggtggaggcgggaatcgaacccccaaccctggaggtgtgaggcgaacgtgctaaccactaagccaccgtgcccctaattatttttatttgtgtgaaatataaaatagacttacataactttatttatttatttatttatttatttatttatttatttatttattatcataaaaGTGTGCAAACGAGCCGTTCAGGATCAGATATGAGGATTTCTCTGCACTTCACACCAAGTGATGAGACTCTGAGTGATGAATAACGAGAACAAACGGAGCGACATTTTCATCTAAATTTGTGTCTGATTGATGAAATGAAGGCAGCTGGTGATAACAGAGTCAGACCTGATTAGACTCTTTGATTCTGACTCAGTTTACTGAAGATTGTTTTTATGTTGAATTGATTGATCAGGTGTTACGAGGGTTTAAACCTTCAGGCTGTAATATGTGACGATCCGGAGTGACAGCGGGTGTTTAGACATGTTCACCGAGGCAATAACTAACTATCGCTCGAGCTACGATTAAACACAACTGCTCTTTTATTCATGATTATTTTATACCGAGAAGTGGAAGAAGAGCCACCCGTTATAGCCGTGTATTTAATTCTACAGTACAAAACCTTTCTGTTTGATAAACCGTCTCAATGTGTACGGATTTGTTACAGCGGTGCAAAAGTTTGGGCTCCCCAAACGTCATTAATAGCAAGAAAATATTATGACCCAAATAATACGAAAACTTAaacaatgtattttaaaatagtcctggtaaaaaaaaaagtctctttcTGAATGTGAATTctgaatattaattatttaacttagtatttttatttaaggaaaATATAGAGCACAAGACAGTTAATCAGTTTTAAGCTcttattttatgaatttttatttgcttataattatttttatttgtgcgaattataaaatagatgtaaagaaaaaaaaattacaactacaactactctttctttctttctttctttcatacaatttgttgtttctttctttagaaAAAATAGAGTGCAGGTGATCAGAGTCATGTGAAATTTGGGATAAAACACTTGGTTGGTggtaataggaaaataatcaacaactgcTTTCTCTAActcaaaaaataatttcaattcattcattgtgtttttttctgtttagttcTTACAACTCTGTGCATGTTGCTTGGCTTGTATTTCCAAATCTATTGGTcgctttggataaaaaaaaatctgcttaattaacaaataaaaatggaaagctGAGCTTCTGAGCTGCTGAGATTCAGAGCTTCTATTCCCAAcccaaaataaacattatttatcacGGCAaacaatgaagtgttttattccgatgttttaaaatgtaataaagacgTGTACTTTACACTTTATATTACACTAAATAATGTGGAATGTAgtacataaaaaagaaagtgaaatatGAAATGGGAGTGTTATCGCTTCCATTATAGCAGATATAAACATCGTAtcttatataaatatctttCCTTCACCAGCATCTCTTCACTTAAAGTTAACTAAAAATGCAGCTTAGCTTCCAACGTTACCTCCtgagagtcagtcagtcaatcctGAGTgtaaaagaggcgtggcctatgggTCTGTCATTCTgagtaaaagaggtgtggcctatgggTCTGTCATTCTgagtaaaagaggtgtggcctatgggTCTGTCATTCTGAATAAAAGGCGTTGGCCTATGGGTCTGTCATTCTgagtaaaagaggtgtggcctatgggTCTGTCATTCTgagtaaaagaggtgtggcctatgggTCTGTCATTCTgagtaaaagaggtgtggcctatgggTCTGTCATTCTGagtaaaagaggcgtggcctatgggTCTGTCATTCTTAGTACAAAAAGGTGTGGCCTATGGGTCTGTCATTCTGagtaaaagaggcgtggcctatgggTCTGTCATTCTGAATAAAAGGCGTTGGCCTATGGGTCTGTCATTCTTAGTACAAAAAGGTGTGGCCTATGGGTCTGTCATTCTGAGTAAAAGGCGTTGGCCTATGGGTCTGTCATTCTTAGTACAAAAAGGTGTGGCCTATGGGTCTGTCATTCTgagtaaaagaggtgtggcctatgggTCTGTCATTCTGAATAAAAGGCATTGGCTTATGGGTCTGTCATTCTTAGTACAAAAAGGCGTGGCCTATGGGTCTGTCATTCTgagtaaaagaggtgtggcctatgggTCTGTCATTCTgagtaaaagaggtgtggcctatgggTCTGTCATTCTgagtaaaagaggtgtggcctatgggTCTGTCATTCTgagtaaaagaggtgtggcctatgggTCTGTCATTCTGAGTAAAAGGCATTGGCCTATGGGTCCATCATTCTTAGTACAAAAAGGTATGTCCTATGGGTCTGTCGTTCTGagtaaaagaggcgtggcctatgggTCTGTCATTCTGAGTAAAAGAGGCCTGGCCTATGGGTCTGTCAGTCCAATAtaaaaaagaggtgtggcctatggaTCTGTCATTGTGAGTAAAAATGCCATGGACTATGGATCTGTCATTCTGAGTAAAAGAGGCATTGACTATGGGTCTGTCATTCTGAGTGAAAGAGCCGTGGCCTATGGGTCTGTCAAATAAAGGAAGCATTTGAGTCAGAGTGAAAGAGGCTTGCAACGTCACCTCCTGCATCTTTAAGACTTTTCCGGGGTGGAAGAACAGGGGCTCTTCACCCTGGTAATAGTTATATGTTGTTTAATACTCTTATAAAATCTGTGCTATGTACTTTCTAATAGATTTTGGAGAGGTAAGCGATGCCCCCTGTGTGGCAGATACTCACGATGCATATGGATGAGTGTGGGGAGATATGGTACATGGTCCACCTGGCTGAAGAACCTCGGATGTGTGCATCACATAGAActgacctgagagagagagagagagagagagagagagagagagagagagagagagagggagagggagagggagacatAATATCCTGTCGTATGTTACGCCTGAAAAatcctttgtttctttgttaatgcatatacaaatacataacTAATAGCAAAAATATTCTTCAGAGAAAGATAGCTGGGGAACATAAATCAGAACTGCGAGTCTGACgccaaaaatgttttcaaaaaagTGCTGCTTGGTACTTTTTATGGTTCAGGTCCGGCAACAAGATTAAAGTACTTTGCAAGCTGTGTAAGAGCGAGCTCGTATATCATTCCACTATTTCTAATTTAAGGACCCACATGCAGTCCGTTCAACCCAAAAAGAGTTCTCGAGGGCGCAGCTTTAAAACTGCCTCTGCTGGCATCCTCACATCCGGATATAAAACACAGGATTTACTGCATGGAGgaagaaatcacacacacactaaaaaaacGCTAAGAGGTATATTCAAAGTTTGCATACTTTGGGCGTAAAACtcagtaaatatgtttataatgtATGTGATGGATTCTTCCTTTAAGGGTCTATTAAAAGTTCTGTGCTTTAAGACTGTTTTGATTTGCATAAGCctgcagctgtttttttttacattctgtcATGTTTTCCTGTACTTGCTTTAATTTCTCTTGGCAGAAGCGTATCACACCGTCTATCTCACCTgctgtgtgagagcgtgtggtTTCGGCCGGATGAACTGAAACTCCAGCGGCTGTTGCATCACTTACAGCAGTCGTTGGGACGTAAGAGAAGCGTGCCTCGCCTCCGATAGTCTCTGCCACAGGACTGCCTCTATTACTGAAGGGACTCTGTATCACAGCCTAACGTTCAAACACACAATGCTTTTACTTCTCAACCTACTGAGCTGACCTGCACAAAGCAACTGAACTTCACAGAGCTGTTTTTTATTGTATCCACATGCAGTGTAACTAGAATCAGTAATGTTTTTGTGAGACATAAAGGCATCAGGTCAGTTCTAATATAGAAAGTCTTTGGATCTGTCATAGTTAAAGAGGTATGGCCTCATTGAAAGTGAAAAGAAGTGAAAAAAGCGATGGATCTGTTATTCtgagtgaaagaggtgtggcctatggatcagtcagtcccagtgaaaAAGGCATGGCCTATGGATCTAATAGTCTGAGTGAAAGAAGCATTATAGATCTGTCACTTTAagtaaaagaggcgtggcctatggATATGTCAGTCCaagtaaaagaggtgtggcctatggaTATGTCAGTCCAAGTAAAAGAGGCATGGCCTATGGATATGTAACTCCAAACataagaggtgtggcctattgATATGTCACTCCAAGTTAAAAAGGCGTGGCCTATGGATATGTCACTCTAAGCAAAAGAGGCGTGGTCTATGGATATGTCACTCTAAGCAAAAGAGGCGTGATCTATGGATATGTCATTCTATGCAAAAGAAGCAAAGAGACTAAAAGAGACGAAAAAGAGGCATGGCCTAAGGATATGTCAGTCCGAGTAAAAGAGGCGTGACCTATGGATCTGTCAGTCAATGTAAAAGGGGGTGGCCTATGGAACTGTCAGTCTGAATTAAAAAAGGCGTGGCCTATGGATCTGTCACTACAAGTAAAACAGACATGGCCTATGAATCTGTTAGTCCCTGTGAAAAGAGTCAACTGATGTAGGCTGATTCTGTACCTGTTTGGTTCCAGAAAATGAAGTAGACGAGACCACGCCCACTGCCCCTCCCACCAGCGGCTGATTAGTCAACTGAACAACCTGATAGGTTACCTGAGAAAAAAGGAAGTGCATTTATTACCTCACTTGCGTGTAACGTGTGCTTAGCAAAAGACCCGGTTGTTTACAAACTAAACACTTTAGTCACATTCTTCAGAAACATAGCACGCAAACTCGAACCATTTCACCCataacaaacaagacaaaatttaaactgggagagagtgtgtgtgtaacatgatGCTCGCGTCACCATTCAATAATGATCTTAATGCTGAATCTCAGCTCAGCAAGAAAATACTGTTTAACTGAAACCAAGTACAAGTGATGTCATGGGTTTGAATGTGGGCTCATCTTATCACCATCACAAGCTGTTAAAATATATCTGGAGTAAGCgaaatgggattttttttttaaaattaccaTTGATCATGAACTGAGAGTTACTGGCAGATGTAATGGACAGAATGGGAGCTACATAATCAAGATAAAAGGTaaaagctattaaaaaaaatgtattgataTTGAAGGATTTGACTTTGGATGGTAAAATATGCTTCATAACTGTCATATTATATTCACATCATGCATCAGGGATAATAAAATTATCcggatttttcttttaaaaatggaaaagcaGATGGCTTCCATCTTTCCATCagcaaatatgaaatatttcgTGGCAGGAATGCACCTTAGGAATGTCGGCAAGAAAGCCAACAATTTCCAAAGACGATCAACATTAACAAGCCTCTCCTGAGAGCAACACCATGCGTCTCTCGGCGCGGTCAGCAGTCGTGTAGTAATCTAATCTATGGCTGAATAACAGTACTAGCTGTTCACTCTAAAGAATAAGTGTCCTACATgagccccccacccccccaaccTCCATCATAACATCATGTGACTTTTTTTAACTGACTGACATGTGACCTGGGCTCAGTTCCAGTCTCAGTGAGGAAATACAGTCACATGACTGCCTGCAAtaactacaacaacaaactgCAACCTTCTCTTCAGCATCCGTCAGGCTTTTCTTGTCATTATAACGTGTCTTATGAGCTTTGTTCGATTTTTTATATCACCTCCATTTATGAAGTGTTTAAACGAGGGACAGAGTTAGAGATCGAGATGTTGCTTAGCATAAAATACCTGACACTTTTTGAAGTCGAATAATCAAACTCAATATAGCGATATCTGCTGTCAAAGGCGCTATACAAACTGATTCAAATTGAATCGAATCATTTAAAGCAAGTGCGTTTCCTCGTGATTGCTCTGTGAGAGTCgcctttcatttctttgtttcaTTATCCTCTAGAGCAGAACTAGGACGTCCAGTACCGATGCACTCTCTCCCtgctgattgattgatttcgAGGTAACTAGAGAACCAATGCACaactttaaggaaaaaaaaaaaataaagataaataagcTTACctgtgtgctgctgctgctgtcggGGAGAAACTGATACTGGACGCTCTGGTCAGTGAAAGGTGAAGTGTGAGGAAATGAAGCTGTTTCAGCTCCTCGTGAAGCGTCTGTATCAGAAGGATAAGATGAGTAATTTAGATCAGATTAGAGGAAAATGTGGGAGAAATGTAGAAGGGGAAATGTTTAAATCCCATGACTTTTATCTGCTTTCTACAAAATTCTaccaacattttaaataataacgactaataataatgtgtttagTAAAGCGTTATGTTTAGatagaacaaaaaatatttgacTAAACACTAAAAAGGCAGCCTTTACATtatatgataaaaaatatttaataatttctttaattttgGTAAACGAAGCTATTTACGTCTTACGATTTCGGCTTCTTTCTTACGGTTCGTATCAAGTTTACTCTTTCACCGTCTAACACTTTTACTATTATTGTTTATCTTGTTATTTACACCAATACATATACCTTCACATATAAATGAGATCTTTTCTTATacacctttttttgttttacagctACCCAACTGAGAACACAGTGACTTCTTAACAAtcgtataataataaaatacaatattgtataaaaatttATTTCTCACATTCCAAGTATAATTTGTTCAACCTATCATTATTACTACACTGAGAAATAAATCCCTTGAATTTTTGCCCCATCTTTTAAAATCCttattttcttaattaatttcagaagttatttcttctatttattaaaatatttcttcaTCTTGTATATTACAGACACTGGCCTAAATTCTTTCCACATCCTGGCCACTTGCTTTAAAGCTGATACATATTATAATGAACTTAATACAGGCATAAAAgtagtaatataaaatattattatatttattatttattatataaattataattaaaatatttataattataaaaaaaatataatgttttatattatattatattatattatattatattatattatattatattatattatattatattatattatattattaaaggaGCTCTAAATACCTTCAGATGTCTGTAACATGTCTTTTTCTTGTTTCGGTTGCCTGAAAAccattgagagaaaaaaatcattataaaaaataaaaaagtaaatattatacTGTTAATCTGTAAGACTGAGTGTTCAACCTTCAATATCTTTATGATAGTTTCagtaattttataaaacataaaaaaatatg encodes the following:
- the LOC132840198 gene encoding upstream stimulatory factor 2, with the protein product MDLLQQTLDPSMRQPKQEKDMLQTSEDASRGAETASFPHTSPFTDQSVQYQFLPDSSSSTQVTYQVVQLTNQPLVGGAVGVVSSTSFSGTKQAVIQSPFSNRGSPVAETIGGEARFSYVPTTAVSDATAAGVSVHPAETTRSHTAGQFYVMHTSEVLQPGGPCTISPHTHPYASKMDGLRTPRDQRRKAQHNEVERRRRDKINNWIVMLSTIIPDCSMDSTKTGASKGGILSKACDYIQELRQTNCRLHESLQEVKRVQMDNDILRQQVEELKNENASLQAELQQLRAEADFTDVPSH